One Weissella ceti DNA window includes the following coding sequences:
- the dnaG gene encoding DNA primase yields MATRIPEAVVTEIRERVNIVDVISPYVQLKKQGRNLFGNCPWHEERTPSFSVNEEKQIFHCFSCGRGGNAFSFLMELENLSFPQAVAKVAPLADVTLDASYLSDTKSESVDPQIKALRELYDDANKLYHHLLINTAGGVDALTYLQQRGLDDQTIDAFMLGYAPKNDVLLEYFQGKGVDYQLLRASELFVEWDDGSLHDRFNDRVLFTIRDQAGHPIAFSGRRLSADDQQPKYINSPESLLFNKSRELFNLDLAQNDIKQSKHVILFEGFMDVIAAFQAGVRNGVASMGTSLTVDQVQRLDRIATDITIAYDADAAGQKATKRALDLLSHNSRMQASVAHIPDNQDPDEYLRAHDANAFLDLMTRHTEDPISFNMRFLRQDRNLNNQNEVVGYVNDVLGVLAKLDSKVMQDMYLHKLSEEFNISLDALNGQMRPMQLRNVVDRGEFIEPPEEPVEFGEPVDSNWQRLTEHRQETRTQKAERMLLAWMLRDPDVWLMVTQHPDFSFADVSYETLYQLTSAFRAEGHTQGAIDPQALMDFVQKPELNQILATFSAIPDDLFQDTDQVTAYMQVIMMDEPMAQRITTIKQQLADARARHDTTLEAQLSVELVNALREQQLAKKQ; encoded by the coding sequence ATGGCCACACGAATTCCAGAAGCCGTAGTTACAGAGATTCGGGAACGCGTTAATATTGTTGATGTGATTTCTCCATATGTTCAATTAAAAAAACAAGGACGTAACCTGTTTGGTAATTGTCCTTGGCATGAAGAACGTACACCGTCATTTTCGGTGAATGAAGAAAAACAAATTTTTCATTGTTTCTCATGTGGCCGTGGGGGAAATGCTTTTAGTTTCTTAATGGAACTAGAGAATCTCTCTTTCCCACAAGCCGTTGCAAAGGTTGCTCCTTTGGCGGATGTGACACTGGACGCGTCTTATTTATCAGACACAAAGTCAGAGTCTGTAGATCCACAAATTAAGGCACTACGTGAATTATATGATGATGCGAATAAGTTATATCATCACTTATTAATCAATACTGCCGGTGGAGTAGATGCATTAACCTATCTACAACAACGTGGTCTTGATGATCAAACGATTGATGCATTCATGCTGGGGTATGCCCCTAAGAATGATGTGTTGTTGGAATATTTCCAAGGTAAAGGTGTTGATTATCAATTACTACGAGCATCTGAATTGTTCGTTGAATGGGATGATGGATCATTACATGATCGTTTCAATGATCGTGTCTTATTCACCATTCGTGATCAAGCAGGACATCCGATTGCATTTTCAGGTCGTCGTCTAAGTGCCGATGATCAACAACCAAAGTACATCAATAGTCCAGAAAGTCTATTGTTTAATAAGTCTCGTGAACTTTTCAATCTAGATTTAGCGCAAAATGATATTAAGCAATCAAAGCACGTTATCTTGTTTGAAGGATTCATGGACGTTATTGCAGCGTTTCAGGCTGGTGTACGTAATGGGGTTGCCTCAATGGGAACGTCATTAACGGTTGATCAAGTCCAACGTCTTGATCGCATCGCCACTGACATTACAATTGCATATGACGCAGACGCTGCCGGTCAAAAAGCCACAAAACGTGCCTTAGACTTGTTAAGTCACAATAGTCGTATGCAAGCAAGCGTGGCACATATTCCAGACAATCAAGATCCAGATGAGTATTTACGTGCTCATGATGCAAATGCATTTTTGGATTTAATGACCCGTCATACGGAAGACCCCATTTCATTCAATATGCGTTTCCTACGCCAAGATCGTAATTTGAATAATCAAAACGAAGTTGTTGGCTATGTGAATGATGTATTAGGTGTTCTAGCAAAGTTAGATTCTAAAGTGATGCAAGATATGTATCTGCATAAGCTATCTGAAGAATTTAACATCAGCTTAGATGCCTTAAATGGGCAAATGCGTCCCATGCAATTGCGTAATGTCGTGGATCGTGGAGAGTTTATCGAACCTCCAGAAGAGCCAGTGGAATTTGGTGAGCCAGTTGATTCTAATTGGCAACGCTTAACCGAACATCGTCAAGAAACACGAACGCAAAAAGCTGAACGTATGTTATTAGCTTGGATGTTACGTGATCCAGATGTTTGGTTGATGGTAACACAACATCCTGACTTTAGTTTTGCGGATGTATCATATGAAACCTTGTATCAATTAACTTCGGCATTCCGTGCCGAAGGGCACACACAAGGGGCTATTGATCCGCAAGCATTAATGGATTTTGTCCAAAAACCAGAATTAAACCAAATTCTTGCGACGTTTAGTGCAATTCCAGACGACTTATTCCAAGATACGGATCAGGTTACGGCATATATGCAAGTAATTATGATGGATGAGCCAATGGCTCAACGTATTACAACTATTAAACAACAATTAGCTGATGCCCGCGCAAGGCACGATACAACACTAGAAGCTCAATTGAGTGTCGAACTTGTTAATGCGTTACGTGAGCAACAGTTAGCAAAGAAACAATAG
- the rpoD gene encoding RNA polymerase sigma factor RpoD has protein sequence MTEEKAQNVSNFSKADLDKAVKKIIKEFKKDKEIREDLLETTLLNPLKLDETQVEEVYAEIESSGISIVDENGEPTERALKNRKTALSAKELKQAADAPTGMKINDPVRMYLKEIGRVSLLTGEQEVHLAERIEEGDELAKQELAEANLRLVVSIAKRYVGRGMQFLDLIQEGNMGLMKAVEKFDYRKGFKFSTYATWWIRQAITRAIADQARTIRIPVHMVETINKLIRIQRNLLQDLGREPTPEEIGAEMDIPTEKVRDILKIAQEPVSLETPIGEEDDSHLGDFIEDNEAISPADSAAYEMLKVQLESVLDTLTPREEQVLRLRFGLDDGRTRTLEEVGKEFGVTRERIRQIEAKALRKLRHPSRSKQLRDFLD, from the coding sequence ATGACTGAAGAAAAAGCACAAAATGTAAGTAACTTCTCAAAGGCAGACTTAGACAAGGCTGTTAAGAAGATTATTAAAGAATTCAAAAAAGACAAAGAAATTCGTGAAGATCTATTGGAAACAACTTTGTTGAACCCTTTGAAGCTTGATGAAACACAAGTTGAAGAAGTGTATGCTGAAATCGAATCTTCAGGTATCTCAATCGTTGATGAAAATGGAGAACCTACAGAACGTGCATTGAAGAATCGTAAGACTGCTTTGTCTGCTAAGGAATTGAAACAAGCGGCTGATGCACCAACTGGAATGAAGATTAATGACCCAGTTCGTATGTACTTGAAGGAAATCGGACGTGTGTCACTTTTGACTGGTGAACAAGAAGTGCACTTGGCTGAACGTATCGAAGAAGGTGATGAACTTGCCAAGCAAGAATTGGCCGAAGCTAACTTGCGTTTGGTTGTCTCAATTGCCAAGCGTTATGTTGGTCGTGGAATGCAATTCTTGGACTTGATTCAAGAAGGTAACATGGGATTGATGAAGGCCGTTGAAAAGTTTGACTACCGTAAGGGGTTCAAGTTCTCAACATATGCCACATGGTGGATCCGTCAAGCGATTACTCGTGCAATTGCTGACCAAGCTCGTACAATTCGTATTCCTGTGCACATGGTTGAAACAATCAACAAGTTGATTCGTATCCAACGTAACTTGCTACAAGACCTTGGACGTGAACCAACACCTGAAGAAATCGGTGCGGAAATGGATATCCCAACTGAAAAGGTTCGCGACATCTTGAAGATTGCTCAAGAACCTGTTTCATTGGAAACACCAATCGGTGAAGAGGATGATTCACACTTGGGAGACTTCATTGAAGACAATGAAGCCATTTCACCAGCTGATTCAGCTGCATACGAAATGTTGAAGGTCCAATTGGAATCAGTTTTGGACACATTGACACCGCGTGAAGAACAAGTTTTGCGTTTGCGTTTCGGTCTTGATGATGGACGTACACGTACACTTGAAGAAGTGGGTAAGGAATTCGGCGTAACACGTGAACGTATTCGTCAAATTGAAGCAAAGGCCTTGCGAAAGCTACGCCACCCATCTCGTTCAAAGCAATTGCGTGATTTCTTAGACTAA
- a CDS encoding MFS transporter, with protein sequence MNTQERQDKLADFSWPVLISNFFSVFGEGVYRFGLNWFIVSTYGDARLLGWLTAFGFIVYLANDMYVGAVLDRFDRKKVLVVADLFGGIGLLILSMFLNPDSPQLFILFALTFIMNVDISYAYPAGRAVLPDVIKSRSIPRFNAFVSAAFSAGQAVGPLVGGFLLHLNWINLQSFMILYGLMVVLTALVNMMIKSVPEEKEDKEPEPFIESLIDGYRYVARKPKLFESMLLTVWGNFCFEGFIIAMPFLIQRVYGGSATDYSSALTVAAVSGIVAGLVLAQKPAWNKIRTLYWDFYALGVVFVLAAFVNTLWALVIVIIVNGLMRASFVIKINTVRQEDSAPEYLGRVFGISFFATDLFVPVITISFGYAISAVGSWILLIIGIMLLAGFAIIRIYCHHREVKLGLS encoded by the coding sequence ATGAATACACAAGAAAGACAAGATAAATTGGCCGACTTTAGTTGGCCGGTACTTATCTCAAATTTCTTCTCAGTTTTTGGAGAAGGGGTATACCGATTTGGTTTAAATTGGTTCATCGTATCTACATACGGTGATGCGCGTTTGCTTGGATGGCTGACGGCATTTGGATTTATTGTTTATTTGGCCAACGACATGTATGTTGGGGCCGTATTAGATCGCTTTGATCGTAAGAAAGTATTGGTGGTGGCCGATCTGTTCGGCGGAATAGGATTGTTGATTTTATCAATGTTCTTAAATCCCGATTCACCACAACTATTTATCTTGTTTGCACTAACGTTTATTATGAACGTTGATATCTCTTATGCATATCCAGCCGGACGTGCTGTATTACCTGATGTTATCAAAAGTCGTTCAATTCCGCGTTTCAATGCTTTCGTCAGTGCAGCCTTTTCAGCTGGTCAAGCCGTGGGTCCACTGGTGGGTGGATTCTTATTGCATCTAAATTGGATTAACCTACAAAGTTTCATGATTTTGTATGGTTTAATGGTTGTGTTGACTGCCTTAGTCAATATGATGATTAAATCCGTTCCGGAAGAAAAAGAAGATAAAGAACCCGAACCATTTATTGAAAGCTTAATTGATGGTTATCGTTATGTCGCACGTAAGCCAAAATTGTTTGAATCAATGTTGCTAACGGTATGGGGGAACTTCTGTTTTGAAGGATTCATCATCGCAATGCCATTTTTGATTCAGCGTGTCTATGGTGGCTCAGCCACGGACTATTCAAGTGCATTGACAGTTGCAGCTGTTTCTGGAATTGTTGCGGGCTTAGTCTTGGCTCAAAAGCCGGCCTGGAATAAAATACGAACACTTTACTGGGATTTTTATGCATTAGGTGTAGTATTCGTATTGGCAGCGTTTGTGAATACTTTGTGGGCATTAGTCATTGTGATTATCGTAAATGGACTAATGCGTGCATCATTTGTGATTAAGATTAATACCGTTCGACAAGAAGATAGTGCACCTGAGTACTTAGGGCGTGTCTTTGGAATTTCATTCTTTGCCACTGACTTATTTGTTCCCGTCATTACGATTTCATTTGGTTATGCAATCAGTGCCGTTGGATCTTGGATTCTATTAATTATTGGAATTATGTTATTGGCTGGATTTGCTATCATTCGCATTTATTGTCATCATCGCGAAGTTAAACTAGGCCTAAGTTAA
- a CDS encoding response regulator transcription factor, with translation MTKVLVVDDEPALVTLTTYNLEQAGYTVISANDGQNILTTIQSEAIDLVLLDVMLPYKSGIELLREIRAEKLTVPVILLTALDAEVDKIVGLEMGADDYITKPFSPRELLARIKAIMRRFEAGKENTKQASNMQAFDSLTINYDHMSVTKHGQLVKLTPKEYELLVYLTSNVGRVLERETILHGVWGYSDAGSDTRMVDMHMSHLRDKIEDNPKQPQYLRTVRGIGYRFDLPNASK, from the coding sequence ATGACAAAAGTATTAGTCGTTGATGATGAGCCAGCACTGGTAACGCTGACGACCTACAATCTAGAACAAGCAGGATATACGGTTATTTCCGCTAACGATGGGCAAAATATTCTCACAACGATTCAATCAGAAGCGATTGATTTGGTCTTGTTAGATGTGATGTTGCCATACAAAAGTGGGATTGAGCTATTACGTGAAATTCGGGCTGAAAAATTAACGGTTCCAGTAATTCTATTAACGGCCTTAGATGCTGAAGTGGATAAAATCGTGGGTCTTGAAATGGGCGCTGATGACTACATTACTAAACCATTTAGTCCTCGTGAATTATTGGCCCGTATTAAAGCGATTATGCGTCGCTTTGAAGCTGGCAAAGAAAACACGAAACAAGCATCTAATATGCAAGCCTTTGATTCATTGACGATTAACTATGATCACATGTCTGTCACGAAACATGGTCAATTAGTAAAACTTACCCCAAAAGAGTATGAGTTGTTAGTATACTTGACCAGCAATGTTGGTCGTGTTTTAGAACGGGAAACAATCTTACATGGTGTCTGGGGATACAGCGATGCTGGGTCTGACACACGAATGGTTGATATGCATATGTCCCATTTACGCGATAAAATCGAAGACAATCCAAAACAACCACAGTACCTACGTACGGTGCGTGGGATTGGTTATCGTTTTGATTTACCAAACGCGTCGAAGTAG
- a CDS encoding sensor histidine kinase, with protein MKKLVYHFSVTFIVFTLLSLAMSYLYSIVKVDFNFDWGYVIFSTGILSLVFVLWTTWLRHQRARHLEIFIQKLQAMQTNSTSMGQVLLRPDEEFAPLATAVNAVQQSNQQRLALLHQQSQKLAALVNNMPLGVLRINAQRQIVEINPLAFDLLQLDRRVVGQPFDNVFKTHKLVTLVNQAFTQQTDGRERISVDPYLIDISVIHFQANPREQNILVLLYDVTQLTQIQDMQADFLVNASHELRTPLTALSGFTETLLAGAKDNPETATQFLEIMQGEVDRLISLTEDILTLSRVPKTAVAGQSIHLKSLVDEILNQQIKLADKYEVTCYNEVTEDIQVWQDEQDLRRILLNLVVNAMKYNRPNGEVHIRASQNTEGMTLIVEDSGIGISSEQQARIWERFYRVDESRNQKIPGTGLGLSIVSEIVENRFGNIELTSQVGVGTTITVTLPKLIK; from the coding sequence ATGAAGAAATTAGTCTATCATTTTAGTGTAACTTTCATTGTGTTTACGCTTTTAAGCTTAGCCATGAGTTATTTATACAGCATCGTCAAAGTGGATTTTAATTTTGACTGGGGTTATGTCATATTTTCAACTGGTATTTTGAGTTTAGTATTCGTCCTTTGGACGACCTGGTTACGACATCAACGAGCCCGTCATTTAGAGATATTTATCCAAAAGTTGCAAGCGATGCAAACAAATAGTACTTCAATGGGGCAAGTATTACTACGACCAGATGAAGAATTTGCGCCACTAGCAACCGCGGTTAATGCTGTGCAACAAAGTAATCAGCAACGCTTAGCACTATTGCACCAACAATCACAAAAGTTAGCTGCGTTAGTAAATAATATGCCCTTAGGGGTATTACGGATTAATGCACAACGGCAAATTGTTGAAATCAATCCTTTAGCTTTTGACTTACTACAACTTGACCGACGTGTTGTAGGCCAACCATTCGATAATGTCTTCAAAACACATAAGCTGGTAACGTTAGTGAATCAAGCTTTTACCCAACAGACTGATGGCCGCGAGCGTATTTCAGTTGATCCATATTTGATTGATATTTCTGTGATTCATTTTCAGGCTAATCCACGCGAGCAAAATATTCTGGTGTTGTTGTATGATGTAACACAACTCACGCAAATTCAGGATATGCAGGCAGATTTCTTAGTTAATGCTTCTCATGAATTGCGTACACCATTAACCGCTTTGTCTGGATTTACCGAAACTTTATTAGCAGGAGCCAAAGATAATCCTGAAACGGCAACACAGTTCTTAGAGATCATGCAAGGGGAAGTTGATCGTTTAATCAGCCTAACCGAAGATATCTTGACCTTGTCTCGAGTACCTAAAACAGCCGTTGCTGGGCAATCAATTCATTTAAAATCATTAGTCGATGAGATTTTGAATCAGCAAATTAAGTTAGCAGATAAATATGAGGTAACCTGCTACAACGAGGTAACAGAGGATATCCAGGTTTGGCAAGATGAACAAGATTTACGTCGTATCTTGCTAAACTTAGTGGTGAATGCAATGAAGTACAATCGCCCCAATGGTGAAGTTCACATTCGTGCATCTCAAAACACAGAAGGCATGACATTAATCGTTGAAGATTCAGGCATTGGTATTTCTAGTGAGCAACAAGCGCGTATCTGGGAGCGTTTCTATCGCGTCGATGAGTCACGAAATCAGAAAATTCCCGGAACTGGATTAGGATTATCAATCGTTTCAGAAATTGTTGAAAACCGTTTTGGAAACATTGAACTTACGAGTCAAGTTGGCGTAGGTACAACAATTACAGTTACTTTACCTAAGTTAATTAAATAA
- the udk gene encoding uridine kinase encodes MEKKRPVLIGVTGGSGSGKTTVSKNIFEKLAGESVTMIPQDAYYNDQTNMTMDERKAVNYDHPDSFDTALLSEHLKQLLDGKSVEQPTYDYKDYNRAEETVTIEPTDVIIVEGVLLFVEPEVRDLLDIKIYVDTDDDIRFIRRMQRDFVERGRSTESVVNQYLETVKPMYHQFVEPTKRYADIILPDGGENIVGIGMIEAQIRAILEDK; translated from the coding sequence ATGGAAAAGAAGCGTCCCGTATTAATTGGAGTTACTGGTGGTTCAGGATCAGGAAAAACAACAGTAAGTAAGAACATTTTTGAAAAGCTTGCTGGTGAATCAGTCACAATGATTCCACAAGATGCTTACTACAATGACCAAACAAACATGACAATGGACGAACGTAAGGCTGTTAATTACGATCACCCGGACTCATTTGACACAGCATTGCTGTCTGAACATTTGAAGCAATTGTTAGATGGTAAGTCAGTTGAACAACCAACTTATGACTACAAGGATTACAACCGTGCGGAAGAAACAGTCACAATCGAACCAACTGACGTGATTATCGTTGAAGGGGTGTTGTTATTCGTTGAACCAGAAGTACGTGACCTACTAGACATTAAAATTTACGTTGACACCGATGATGACATTCGCTTTATCCGTCGTATGCAACGTGATTTCGTTGAACGTGGTCGCTCAACTGAATCGGTGGTTAACCAATACCTAGAAACGGTTAAGCCTATGTATCATCAATTCGTTGAACCAACAAAGCGCTATGCCGATATTATTTTGCCTGATGGTGGTGAAAATATTGTTGGAATCGGGATGATTGAAGCGCAAATTCGTGCTATTCTAGAAGATAAGTAA